A section of the Octopus sinensis unplaced genomic scaffold, ASM634580v1 Contig20285, whole genome shotgun sequence genome encodes:
- the LOC115232265 gene encoding mediator of RNA polymerase II transcription subunit 13-like, which translates to MEELFGMCVDIPSPKPLDEPISDNFVLEQQPLAVGYYVTTARVETFHGFYDTERVPAGCACVLWAGLHFTQSQIYQSEAELISSRSPSDHPLDSAKTTDTLRYVLEQYNALSWLDVDLVTSHRRSGLPLHFQSLIRLGDSFNSLV; encoded by the coding sequence ATGGAAGAGTTATTTGGGATGTGCGTGGACATTCCCTCCCCAAAACCTTTGGATGAGCCTATCAGTGACAATTTTGTTTTGGAACAGCAACCGTTGGCTGTGGGATATTACGTGACCACTGCTCGAGTGGAGACATTCCACGGATTCTATGACACTGAGAGAGTTCCGGCTGGGTGTGCCTGTGTTTTGTGGGCTGGACTGCATTTTACACAGTCCCAGATATATCAGAGTGAAGCAGAACTCATTTCTTCGAGATCTCCTTCTGACCACCCTTTGGATTCGGCCAAGACGACGGACACTCTGAGATATGTTCTTGAACAGTATAATGCACTTTCATGGCTGGATGTTGACCTCGTTACTAGTCATAGACGTTCTGGTCTGCCTCTTCATTTCCAATCACTTATTCGATTGGGTGATTCTTTTAATTCACTTGTGTGA